A DNA window from Halorubrum sp. DM2 contains the following coding sequences:
- a CDS encoding ABC transporter substrate-binding protein codes for MYPDRRTSEYRRRGLLAAAAGTATLGLSGCLGSNTEQTEESRTPLSERTLRYGGVMALSGGLESVGTPIADAAKLPGKQLDTSDLEADVEWQIEDSETTARGGIDAMRTLIDADYPAIAGPLGSDVTLQAVQQASIPEEVVNCSPASTTPTLSILNDRGFSFRTAPSDSLQAVVAARLASDEHDASSAVTLYISGDYGRQLSGAFATSFDGEIQQQVSFSDTYEEPLATALSDNPDLLFVIGYPEDGVEIFSHYYDSYAGDETVFTTDGMMDSSLPEQVGESMEDVYGTAPSSNGPGYDAFTDRYESEYGRPPSIYTANGYDAAAVLLLANAAAGENDGGAIREQMHSVVSQGGTEVTPDTLAEGVRRAAAGDPVEYRGASSEVAFDENGDVSGIDYEYFRYETGGINVIKEVSPEVDA; via the coding sequence ATGTATCCTGATAGACGGACATCGGAATACAGACGTCGCGGGTTGTTAGCCGCGGCAGCTGGGACCGCTACCCTCGGACTCAGCGGTTGTCTCGGATCGAACACCGAACAGACCGAAGAGAGCCGCACGCCCCTCTCGGAGCGCACCCTCCGATACGGCGGCGTGATGGCGCTTTCCGGGGGGTTAGAGTCAGTCGGGACACCGATCGCTGACGCAGCCAAGCTTCCGGGGAAGCAGCTCGACACCTCAGACCTGGAAGCCGACGTAGAGTGGCAAATCGAGGACTCAGAGACAACAGCGCGTGGCGGGATCGACGCCATGCGGACACTCATCGATGCAGACTACCCGGCAATTGCCGGCCCCCTCGGTTCCGACGTGACACTTCAGGCTGTCCAACAGGCATCTATCCCCGAAGAGGTCGTCAACTGTTCGCCAGCAAGCACGACGCCGACCCTCTCCATTCTCAACGACCGCGGGTTCAGCTTCCGGACCGCACCGTCCGACTCGCTACAGGCCGTCGTCGCCGCTAGACTCGCAAGCGACGAACACGACGCGTCATCAGCTGTAACTCTGTACATCTCGGGCGACTACGGACGGCAGCTCTCGGGCGCGTTCGCCACATCGTTCGACGGCGAGATACAGCAACAGGTCTCCTTCTCAGACACCTACGAGGAGCCGCTCGCAACCGCGCTCTCCGACAACCCCGACCTGCTCTTCGTGATCGGCTACCCGGAAGACGGCGTCGAGATATTCAGCCACTACTACGACAGCTACGCCGGCGACGAGACCGTGTTCACTACTGACGGGATGATGGATTCATCGCTCCCAGAACAGGTAGGCGAGTCGATGGAAGACGTATACGGGACAGCCCCATCCTCAAACGGGCCAGGATACGACGCCTTCACAGACCGTTACGAGTCTGAATACGGGCGACCACCGAGCATTTACACCGCAAACGGGTACGACGCCGCAGCAGTACTTCTCCTCGCGAACGCCGCCGCAGGCGAGAACGATGGCGGCGCGATCCGCGAGCAGATGCACTCTGTCGTCTCACAAGGCGGCACCGAAGTCACGCCCGACACCCTCGCCGAGGGGGTTCGACGCGCCGCCGCCGGCGACCCCGTCGAGTACCGGGGCGCGTCGAGTGAGGTTGCCTTCGACGAGAACGGCGATGTCTCCGGGATCGACTACGAGTACTTCCGGTACGAGACCGGCGGGATCAACGTCATCAAAGAGGTCTCCCCGGAGGTAGACGCATGA